From Hylaeus volcanicus isolate JK05 chromosome 2, UHH_iyHylVolc1.0_haploid, whole genome shotgun sequence, the proteins below share one genomic window:
- the LOC128884918 gene encoding ATP-binding cassette sub-family G member 1-like isoform X1: protein MGTKVLIEMQQQLRHAMSSSDNAPTSTKKLDDTENVDNSIFLVFEDISYSARPWILSTEKAELLKNLSGEFRAGELTAIMGLSGAGKSTLMDVLAGFTTAGVTGNIRVNSKIRNVTEFRRSSAYIMQNDNLQPLLTVQEAMRVAADLKLTVSHREKKQKIDQILVAMSLDTCRHTRTGQLSGGERKRLAIALELINSPPIMFLDEPTSGLDSVTSKYCITLLKQLAKAGQTIICSIHQPSASLLNMIDHIYVVANGFCVYSGSTQNLVPYLSNLGLQCPMHYNPADYLMEICNGDYGKHVLRLVDAIENGKNNAWRSSSNVTTVNCQEEVIALNVTASFQALRRRSPMGSPHKKCKGSSEYAANFWKQMIILLKRNAIRLSRDRVLTFTRLSMHFIIALLVGTIYFKIGQDAVYVLDNFNLLFFNIMFLMFSAFSATVTTFPSELPIITREHFNRWYKLHSFYLANKLADLPIQFAAISMYILIVYYMSDQLLELRRFCLYTLMCFAISMVAQTFGLLVGTGMKVQHGMIFGPLTILPFLIFSGFFVQFRDAHPYLRWLFHLSFLKYGFEGVMVAMYGYDRPKLSCSDVYCHFAVPEKLLSAVGMKQADYWFCMIVLTCLYLVLDIGAFALLKLKLEKRL from the exons ATGGGCACGAAAGTACTCATCGAGATGCAGCAGCAGTTAAGACACGCCATGTCTAGCTCGGATAACGCGCCGACTAGCACGAAAAAATTGGACGACACGGAGAACGTCGATAACTCAATATTTCTAGTCTTCGAGGATATTTCCTACAGTGCGCGACCATGGATCCTTTCCACAG AAAAAGCGGAgttgttgaaaaatttgagCGGGGAATTCAGAGCTGGCGAACTCACGGCGATTATGGGCCTGTCCGGCGCTGGAAAGTCGACGCTAATGGACGTTTTGGCTGGTTTTAC AACGGCCGGCGTTACCGGGAACATAAGAGTCAATTCGAAGATCAGGAACGTCACCGAGTTTAGAAGATCGTCCGCGTATATAATGCAAAACGACAATTTGCAGCCACTGTTGACGGTCCAGGAAGCCATGAGGGTCGCTGCCGATCTTAAGCTTACCGTAAGCCACAGAGAGAAGAAGCAGAAG ATCGATCAGATTTTGGTCGCGATGAGCCTCGACACGTGCCGCCATACCCGTACAGGACAACTCAGCGGCGGAGAAAGGAAAAGACTCGCCATCGCGTTGGAATTGATCAACAGTCCACCGATTATGTTCCTGGACGAGCCCACCAG CGGATTGGACAGCGTCACGTCAAAGTATTGTATAACGTTGCTAAAGCAGTTGGCGAAGGCGGGACAGACGATAATTTGTTCGATTCATCAGCCGAGCGCGTCTCTCTTGAACATGATAGACCATATTTACGTGGTGGCGAACGGATTCTGCGTCTACAGCGGCAGCACGCAAAATTTAGTGCCCTATTTGAGCAACTTGGGCCTCCAGTGTCCGATGCATTACAATCCTGCCGACTACC TCATGGAAATTTGCAATGGAGATTACGGTAAACACGTGTTGAGATTAGTAGACGCCATCGAGAATGGTAAAAATAATGCTTGGAGGTCGTCGAGCAACGTAACCACGGTCAATTGTCAAGAGGAAGTTATCGCTTTAAATGTAACAGCGTCGTTCCAAGCGCTCCGACGACGATCCCCGATGGGAAGTCCTCACAAAAAGTGCAAGGGCTCTTCAGAATATGCCGCCAACTTTTGGAAACAAATGATCATTCTCCTCAAGAGAAACGCAATTAGGCTCTCTCGGGACAGG GTGTTGACTTTTACACGGCTCTCGATGCATTTTATAATTGCCCTGCTGGTGGGGACCATCTACTTCAAAATCGGACAAGACGCAGTGTACGTGCTGGATAATTTTAATCTTCTGTTCTTCAACATAATGTTTCTCATGTTCAGCGCATTCAGCGCGACGGTAACGACAT TTCCCTCGGAGCTACCAATCATCACGCGCGAGCACTTCAATCGTTGGTACAAATTACACTCTTTTTACCTTGCCAATAAACTGGCCGACTTGCCGATTCAATTCGCCGCCATTTCCATGTACATTCTCATAGTGTATTACATGAGCGATCAACTGTTGGAACTTCGACGATTTTGTCTGTACACGTTGATGTGCTTCGCCATTAGCATGGTCGCGCAAACGTTTGGCCTTTTAGTCGGAACCGGAATGAAAGTTCAG CACGGAATGATCTTCGGCCCACTTACGATTCTTCCGTTCTTAATATTCAGTGGATTCTTTGTCCAATTCAGGGACGCGCATCCGTACCTACGCTGGCTGTTCCACTTGTCGTTTCTTAAATACGGATTCGAGGGTGTAATGGTCGCCATGTACGG CTACGATAGACCAAAGCTTTCGTGTTCGGACGTTTATTGCCATTTCGCCGTGCCAGAGAAGCTCCTAAGCGCTGTGGGCATGAAGCAAGCCGACTATTGGTTTTGCATGATCGTTTTAACGTGTCTGTACCTGGTATTAGACATAGGAGCGTTCGCGTTATTGAAACTAAAGCTTGAGAAACGGTTGtaa
- the LOC128884918 gene encoding ATP-binding cassette sub-family G member 4-like isoform X2, which yields MDPFHRKSGVVEKFERGIQSWRTHGDYGPVRRWKVDANGRFGWFYPLLTVQEAMRVAADLKLTVSHREKKQKIDQILVAMSLDTCRHTRTGQLSGGERKRLAIALELINSPPIMFLDEPTSGLDSVTSKYCITLLKQLAKAGQTIICSIHQPSASLLNMIDHIYVVANGFCVYSGSTQNLVPYLSNLGLQCPMHYNPADYLMEICNGDYGKHVLRLVDAIENGKNNAWRSSSNVTTVNCQEEVIALNVTASFQALRRRSPMGSPHKKCKGSSEYAANFWKQMIILLKRNAIRLSRDRVLTFTRLSMHFIIALLVGTIYFKIGQDAVYVLDNFNLLFFNIMFLMFSAFSATVTTFPSELPIITREHFNRWYKLHSFYLANKLADLPIQFAAISMYILIVYYMSDQLLELRRFCLYTLMCFAISMVAQTFGLLVGTGMKVQHGMIFGPLTILPFLIFSGFFVQFRDAHPYLRWLFHLSFLKYGFEGVMVAMYGYDRPKLSCSDVYCHFAVPEKLLSAVGMKQADYWFCMIVLTCLYLVLDIGAFALLKLKLEKRL from the exons ATGGATCCTTTCCACAG AAAAAGCGGAgttgttgaaaaatttgagCGGGGAATTCAGAGCTGGCGAACTCACGGCGATTATGGGCCTGTCCGGCGCTGGAAAGTCGACGCTAATGGACGTTTTGGCTGGTTTTAC CCACTGTTGACGGTCCAGGAAGCCATGAGGGTCGCTGCCGATCTTAAGCTTACCGTAAGCCACAGAGAGAAGAAGCAGAAG ATCGATCAGATTTTGGTCGCGATGAGCCTCGACACGTGCCGCCATACCCGTACAGGACAACTCAGCGGCGGAGAAAGGAAAAGACTCGCCATCGCGTTGGAATTGATCAACAGTCCACCGATTATGTTCCTGGACGAGCCCACCAG CGGATTGGACAGCGTCACGTCAAAGTATTGTATAACGTTGCTAAAGCAGTTGGCGAAGGCGGGACAGACGATAATTTGTTCGATTCATCAGCCGAGCGCGTCTCTCTTGAACATGATAGACCATATTTACGTGGTGGCGAACGGATTCTGCGTCTACAGCGGCAGCACGCAAAATTTAGTGCCCTATTTGAGCAACTTGGGCCTCCAGTGTCCGATGCATTACAATCCTGCCGACTACC TCATGGAAATTTGCAATGGAGATTACGGTAAACACGTGTTGAGATTAGTAGACGCCATCGAGAATGGTAAAAATAATGCTTGGAGGTCGTCGAGCAACGTAACCACGGTCAATTGTCAAGAGGAAGTTATCGCTTTAAATGTAACAGCGTCGTTCCAAGCGCTCCGACGACGATCCCCGATGGGAAGTCCTCACAAAAAGTGCAAGGGCTCTTCAGAATATGCCGCCAACTTTTGGAAACAAATGATCATTCTCCTCAAGAGAAACGCAATTAGGCTCTCTCGGGACAGG GTGTTGACTTTTACACGGCTCTCGATGCATTTTATAATTGCCCTGCTGGTGGGGACCATCTACTTCAAAATCGGACAAGACGCAGTGTACGTGCTGGATAATTTTAATCTTCTGTTCTTCAACATAATGTTTCTCATGTTCAGCGCATTCAGCGCGACGGTAACGACAT TTCCCTCGGAGCTACCAATCATCACGCGCGAGCACTTCAATCGTTGGTACAAATTACACTCTTTTTACCTTGCCAATAAACTGGCCGACTTGCCGATTCAATTCGCCGCCATTTCCATGTACATTCTCATAGTGTATTACATGAGCGATCAACTGTTGGAACTTCGACGATTTTGTCTGTACACGTTGATGTGCTTCGCCATTAGCATGGTCGCGCAAACGTTTGGCCTTTTAGTCGGAACCGGAATGAAAGTTCAG CACGGAATGATCTTCGGCCCACTTACGATTCTTCCGTTCTTAATATTCAGTGGATTCTTTGTCCAATTCAGGGACGCGCATCCGTACCTACGCTGGCTGTTCCACTTGTCGTTTCTTAAATACGGATTCGAGGGTGTAATGGTCGCCATGTACGG CTACGATAGACCAAAGCTTTCGTGTTCGGACGTTTATTGCCATTTCGCCGTGCCAGAGAAGCTCCTAAGCGCTGTGGGCATGAAGCAAGCCGACTATTGGTTTTGCATGATCGTTTTAACGTGTCTGTACCTGGTATTAGACATAGGAGCGTTCGCGTTATTGAAACTAAAGCTTGAGAAACGGTTGtaa